GGCGGGGCGATGGAGTACACGTACTTCCCCCGGGCGGGGGTACTGTCGGCGGTCGTACTGATGGAGGACGGGGCCGGGGCCGAGGTAGCCGGGATCGGGCCCGAGGGCGTGGCCGGGGTGTCGACCGCCCTCGGCGCGGATCGCTCGAACGAGCTGGTGCTCTGCCAGGTGGCCCCGTGCCCGTGTCACCGGATGTCCGCCGCCGAGTTCGCGGCCGAAGTGGCCAAGGGCGGCGCGGTGCGGGACGCGGTGCACCGGTACGTGCGGGCGGCGCTGACCGTGTCCGCCCGGCAGACGGCGTGCAACTGCCTGCACCCGGCCGACGAGCGCTGTGCCCGGTGGCTGCTCCAGTGCCACGACCGGGCCGCGGCCGACGAGTTCCCCCTCACCCACGAGTTCCTGTCACAAATGCTCGGGGTCCGCCGGGCAACGGTCACGGTGGTCGCCGGCACCCTACAGACGGCCGGGCTCATCACGTACAAGAACGGTGTCGTCCGGGTCCGCGACCGCGGGGGGCTCGAGGGCGCCGCGTGCGAGTGCTACGCCGCGATCCGCAACGCTTTCGCGTAAAAATCGAAAAAGGACGGGCGCGGTACGGTTCCGTACCGCCCCCCTCGTCCACCCACCATACCGTTGAGTCGCCGGCTCGGTTCCTTCGCTCTTTTGAGACGCCCGGACTTAAACGACTCACGGACGGGGTGAATTGGCCCGCGCCCCGGTGGACGGCATTATGACGAGCGCCCCCGGAAATGTGACCCGTGTCTTAGTGGCCGATCCCCATGCGGTCGCCCGGGAGGGGCTGAAAGCCATCCTCGGTTCCCGGGCCGACTCGGCCGTTGTCGGTGAGGCGGCGGACGGACCGGGCGCTCTGGTCCGCGCCGGCGAACTGAGCCCGGACGTTGTGGTGATGGAGGCGGACCTTCCGGGCCTCGACGCCGCGCAGGTGATGACCCGCTTACGCGAACTACCTTTGGTTCCAAAAGTACTGGTGTTTACCGCGTGCGAATATCCGGAGGTGGTACGGTTACTCTGGACCGAGGGGGCAAGCGGGTACGCGCTGAAGACGTCACCGACCGAGCAACTCGTTCAAGCCGTCCGCACCGTCGCGGGCGGCGGAAGGTACCTGGACCCTGGGGTCAGCGGGGACGGTCTAATCGGCAAAGCGGACGGGGCCACCGACCCGGCCGCCGAGTTGAGCGCGCGGGAAACGCAAGTGGTGCGATTGATCGCGCTGGGGTACAGCAACAAGGAGATCGCCGTTCGGCTCAAATTGTCCGTGAAAACGGTCGAGACGTACAAGACGCGAGCGCTGGAGAAGTTGCATTTTCGGAGCCGGGTGGACATTGTTCGGTACGCGACCCGGTACGGCTGGCTAACCAGAGGCGCCCCGGGCCCGCCCCTCGCGGACCAGGAAACTCCGTTTTGACGCTCCGGGAACCGGCGTGCGCGGCCCGTAACCGTGTCGGGTTTTGCCCAGGGGAAGCGTCGGGGAGTTGTGTGAGCCTTACGGGGGCGCACGCGCGGGCGCAGGGATTGCTACATCTCTCGCGGTCCCGGCCGTAATTCTTCCCCTGGAGCTCTCCCGATGCGCGTTCCGTTCGTACCTATTCTCCCCTGTCTCTTCTTCCTGACCGCCGCCCTCTCCGCACAGCCACCGGCCCGCCCGGGCGCCGCGCCGGTCACACCGGCCTACACCTACCCGGCCCCGCTGTACCGGATGAACGACGTCGGCAAATCACTTAACCTGACCGCGGAGCAGGTCGCCAACCTGAACAAGTTGACCGACGCGACCCAGGCCCGCTACCGCGACGACTACGCCAAACTCGGCGCCCTCAACGACACCGAGCGGTTCACCCGAACACAGGAACTGAACCAAAAATACTATGCGGACTGGAACAAGGGCGCGCGAGACGTGTTCAATGACACCCAGCGGGCCCGGTACCAGCAGGTCAACTACCAGTACGGCGGGTTCAACACCTTCTACGACCCGGACGTGCAGAAGCAGCTCAACCTGACGGCCGAGCAGCAGCGGAACCTGCGGACCCAATACGACTGGAGCAACCAGCAACTGGCGGAGATCAACCGGGCGGGCGCGGCCGACGCCACAAAGGGGGCGCGGATGTACCGCGACTACTGGACCGCGCGGCAAGAGCGGATCAACAAGTACCTGACCACGGAACAGCAGAAGGCGTGGAACCAGATGATCGGCGACCCGTACACGTTCCAGCCCGACTTTACCCCGCGGCGCTAGGGCCGAACATGGGGCCGATCGCCCGCCCCGGTCACCTGTTACTCTCGGGTTCCACTCCCGGGATCTTCTTCGCGACCCCGGCGACCACATCCATCTTCTTGTTCGCGTCGGCCAGCCCGTGCCCTCGATCCGCTTGCCGGTCGCGCCGAGAGCGCAGGACACGGACTACACCGTCTTGTTCATCTCGGTGGCGGTCGCATCAACGTGGACCACGGTCCCGGTCACGGTCTCGACCTCACCCCGAACGCCCCTGATGCGAGCGACTTCTCGATCCGCGCGACCCGCGGGTTGGTTTCTGTGAGCTATGCGTCGATCTCGGCGTTGCCGACTTCCACTTGGCACACGCGAGCGACTCGTCAGCGTGGTCGAGCCGCGAGGTAACGGAGCGAGCGCGGCTTCCTTAGTGTTCTGCCGCCCGGCGACAAACAAGGAGAGCGTGCCGAGCAGTAGACGCGACATCACGCGCCCCGTTGAGCAGGCAAGGTTACAAGTACCGGACGATCGGGGGCGCCGGATGAGGCGATTCGACCGACGAGGGGAGCCCGAGACGCGGCTTTCGGGAATTTCGGATTCACGCCCCCGGGTAGTCGGCGCCCGGCGCGTAAGCGGGCCAGTGGAACCAAGTGTAGTAATCGCTCCCCTCCACCTTCGCCCCCAGGTACCCCCGTGCCACGGCCTCGCCCGGCGAGGACAGCCCGAAACAATCGGCTACGATCTCGGCACAGTTGGCCAGTCCCACCCCGGTGCCGCCGCGGGTGATCCCGCCCGCAAACAACCGCCCGAGGTCGCCCGCCCGCTCGGCCAGAAACGCCACCTGGTCGGGAGCGACGGCGTTCTGCACCACCCACCGGGTGAGCCCGGCCGTTACCGGGAAGACCCACACGACCACCGCCCCACCGACCGCGAACCGGACCGCGTTGTTGACGTAGTTGTACACCACGCGGTCGATCGAAGACGTCTCCAGGCACCGCGCCGAGACGGCCCCGGCGAACGAGCACCGCACGCTCACCGAGACCGGACCGCTCGGGCCGCGCGTGGCCATTCCGTCCCACTTGGACGTGAAGTGATCGATCCCGTGCGCCTTCGTGACCTCGTCCGCGGCCCGCACTTCCGGGTCGATGTCCGGGAGCAGGTTGCGCATGATCTTGGCGTGGTCCCGGGCCGCGTACACGCACTTGAGGACGGTGCCGTGGTCACCGGGCAAAATGTCGAGCAGGTCGGCGGTGCCGAGCAGGACGGTGAGCCCGCCCCCGCGGATGTCGTGGGCCGCCTTGCGGACCGCCGGGTCGGCCCCGCCCCCCGCGTAAGTCGCCTCACCGAGCGCTCCCGCCTCGGCCAGCAGCGTGCCGCCGCCGACCGCGCGGATGTGCGCCTCCAGGGCGGGGTAATCGGGCGCGTGTCGCATCGGGTGCCAGAGCCGCGGCAGTCCGGTGACGCCCCGGTAAATGCGCCCGAGGATGTCGCGGTCGACGGGCGCGAACCGGGTTAGTGGAACCTCGTAGCCCGCGCCATCGAACCGCTCGGAACGGCGGCTCGGGAGGGCGAGAGGGGCGAGACCATAAAGTGTGTCGGGGATCGCGCGCATAAGTGACGTGGGTGAAGAGGGGGCGGAGCGGCGACCGAATTGTAGCGCCCGGGCGAGCGACAAATGCAACGGTGGCAGTAATTTCTTAATGGCTCGCTGGTGTAAAGCAGTGGCGAACGCGAGCGGCGCGGGCCGGTGGCACGAACCGTGCTACCGGAGCCCTACCGGCCCTCCCGACCGGTTACATCTTTAATAGCGAGGCTCATCATGGCTAAGGCTGCGGCCTGCAACACGACTGTAGGTGTCTTCTCCACTCGCGATGCCGCCGAACGGGCGATCGACGACCTCAAGAGCGCCGGGTACCGCGACGACCAGATCGGGCTGGTCGCGAAAGATTCCAGCGGCAAGACCGTGAGGACCGACGGTTCGGGCGCTCGGGACACGAACGCGGCCGAGGGCGCCGCGATCGGTGCCGCCGCGGCGGGCGGGGCGATGGCGCTGGGCTCACTGGCGGTGTCGTTCGGGGTGATCCCGGTGATCGGCCCGGTCCTCGCCGTCGGTCCCCTGGCGGCCGCGCTCATCAGTGCCGGGGCCGGCGCGGCCGCGGGCGGGGTCGCCGGCGCACTCATCGGCTGGGGCATCCCCGAGGAGGACGCTCGGTACTACGAGGGCGAGGTCCAGGCCGGGAAGTACCTGGTGACGGTCGAGTGCGGCCAGGGCGCCGACGCTCGGGACCTGCTGGGCCGCCACGGCGGGTACAACCGATCGACCGCGCCAGTAATGTGATTTAGTAGACCGCGCGGCACACGCGGGCTGGGGGCACCCCGGCCCGTACTCATTTTCAAATCGAGTGATCTGGCGCGCGACCGTGGGGCACCTTCAGAACCGGCCCCACGGTTCAAGCCGAACACCGGGGCGCGCCGAGTGCGCCCGTTGGTGGAGCGCGGCACTCAGCGGACGCGCGTCCGCCCGTACAGGTTCATGAGCGGTGTGACCGAGATGCCGTGGAGAACGATCGACGCCGCCACCGTCGTCAGCGTCAGCCGCGTGAGCTCGTCCGCTAGCGGTTTCGGTACGCCGTGTACGAGAGCAAACGCCAGGTAGTACACCGACCCGGCCCCGCGCACGCCGAACCACCCGACCAGCGCGCGCTGGGGGCCCC
This region of Gemmata massiliana genomic DNA includes:
- a CDS encoding LuxR C-terminal-related transcriptional regulator; translation: MARAPVDGIMTSAPGNVTRVLVADPHAVAREGLKAILGSRADSAVVGEAADGPGALVRAGELSPDVVVMEADLPGLDAAQVMTRLRELPLVPKVLVFTACEYPEVVRLLWTEGASGYALKTSPTEQLVQAVRTVAGGGRYLDPGVSGDGLIGKADGATDPAAELSARETQVVRLIALGYSNKEIAVRLKLSVKTVETYKTRALEKLHFRSRVDIVRYATRYGWLTRGAPGPPLADQETPF
- a CDS encoding general stress protein, whose product is MAKAAACNTTVGVFSTRDAAERAIDDLKSAGYRDDQIGLVAKDSSGKTVRTDGSGARDTNAAEGAAIGAAAAGGAMALGSLAVSFGVIPVIGPVLAVGPLAAALISAGAGAAAGGVAGALIGWGIPEEDARYYEGEVQAGKYLVTVECGQGADARDLLGRHGGYNRSTAPVM
- a CDS encoding ATP-binding protein; the encoded protein is MRAIPDTLYGLAPLALPSRRSERFDGAGYEVPLTRFAPVDRDILGRIYRGVTGLPRLWHPMRHAPDYPALEAHIRAVGGGTLLAEAGALGEATYAGGGADPAVRKAAHDIRGGGLTVLLGTADLLDILPGDHGTVLKCVYAARDHAKIMRNLLPDIDPEVRAADEVTKAHGIDHFTSKWDGMATRGPSGPVSVSVRCSFAGAVSARCLETSSIDRVVYNYVNNAVRFAVGGAVVVWVFPVTAGLTRWVVQNAVAPDQVAFLAERAGDLGRLFAGGITRGGTGVGLANCAEIVADCFGLSSPGEAVARGYLGAKVEGSDYYTWFHWPAYAPGADYPGA
- a CDS encoding Crp/Fnr family transcriptional regulator, yielding MSARPQENRLLASLLPADRARLLARTTEVTFGHRDVVYSAGGAMEYTYFPRAGVLSAVVLMEDGAGAEVAGIGPEGVAGVSTALGADRSNELVLCQVAPCPCHRMSAAEFAAEVAKGGAVRDAVHRYVRAALTVSARQTACNCLHPADERCARWLLQCHDRAAADEFPLTHEFLSQMLGVRRATVTVVAGTLQTAGLITYKNGVVRVRDRGGLEGAACECYAAIRNAFA